One part of the Lycium ferocissimum isolate CSIRO_LF1 chromosome 8, AGI_CSIRO_Lferr_CH_V1, whole genome shotgun sequence genome encodes these proteins:
- the LOC132067006 gene encoding uncharacterized protein LOC132067006, whose translation MALLGCDVVSTNVAEILPLLMKNMKLNPSTVMQSTASEVAELDWGNENQMKAIGCGLPFDYVIGTDVVYEEHQLEPLLQTIIELSGPETTVLLGYEIRSTNLHEKMLEMWKRNFEVQTVPKEEMDGTYQHPSIQIYIMCSKQQANASEIGVNQDDVNN comes from the exons ATGGCATTGCTTGGATGTGACGTAGTTTCAACTAATGTAGCTGAGATTTTGCCGTTgctaatgaaaaatatgaagcTTAACCCTTCCACCGTTATGCAGAGTACAGCCTCAG AGGTTGCAGAGCTGGACTGGGGTAATGAAAATCAGATGAAGGCCATTGGCTGTGGCCTTCCATTCGACTATGTCATTGGGACTGATGTT GTATATGAAGAGCATCAATTGGAACCACTTCTGCAGACAATAATTGAACTTTCTGGACCAGAGACGACAGTTTTG TTGGGGTATGAAATCCGATCAACAAATCTCCATGAAAAGATGCTTGAGATGTGGAAGAGAAATTTTGAGGTCCAAACTGTTCCAAAGGAAGAG ATGGATGGTACTTACCAACACCCAAGTATCCAGATTTACATAATGTGCTCAAAACAACAAGCAAATGCTTCAGAAATTGGAGTCAATCAAGATGATGTAAATAACTAA